One genomic window of Acomys russatus chromosome 29, mAcoRus1.1, whole genome shotgun sequence includes the following:
- the LOC127211262 gene encoding oogenesin-1-like — protein sequence MPLRNCTNLACFFWRCARPPIRSRGLPGRRTLLRSVAQGAGLVCACARVCATTVRLGEDQGIGGAWSWPVSVALRGLTRFSRLVGSGVVESEGRGIGKLLGPPAIVSLRGPPPPPPPERFVTVTHQAPSTLLELAKQSLLREEALAIPALEDLSTEPLQAVLEEAFTNRYTEILRAIVSSWPSPCLSVGALIVAKELDVLKAVLEGVHVLTAQGPSRRQLRVLDLRNAPHDAWSRIAGSYEDECLPKLMTQKPPVESCPDSGLKSSLKVIADLKLQDRKLDEWDACLLQWARQHQGSTHLCCRKLLICDQPSPTLTDIFKSVDPACIQELHLTCLCMEELAFLEPYLEQMKNLSTLTLGLFVYPFPTDYPQELIGRIYVLSFQLSQLHCLRNLCLNNLKAVYVPAVHFIRQGMVDSVHKEMGDTSLFLQQPITCFLPRCLEKPLETLSIICCHLSQADLDYLPHCLTVGELKHLDLSATRLGGFFVKPLGLLLERVRGTLQTLNMGWCSMRDSQVCDLLSGLSQCSQLTKVSFAGNKLSLPALKQLLHHTARLSQLSQELYPAPLDCYDDMGDIRRDKFVLVCPDLLDILRAKRQPKRVCFNRSQFINSHECLVYNLET from the exons ATGCCGCTCAGGAACTGTACCAACCTAGCCT GTTTTTTTTGGCGCTGTGCACGCCCACCAATCCGGAGCCGCGGTCTGCCAGGCCGCAGGACCCTGTTGCGGTCCGTAGCGCAAGGCGCTGGTCTGGTCTGCGCATGCGCGCGAGTGTGCGCGACCACCGTTCGTCTTGGCGAGGACCAGGGGATTGGCGGGGCTTGGTCGTGGCCGGTTTCTGTGGCGCTAAGAGGTCTGACTCGGTTCTCTCGCCTTGTCGGCTCGGGAGTGGTTGAGTCTGAGGGCCGAGGCATTGGGAAGCTGCTTGGACCCCCAGCTATTGTTTCGCTCCGGGgcccgccgccaccgccgccgcctgAACGCTTTG TCACAGTGACACACCAGGCCCCATCCACACTCCTGGAGCTGGCAAAACAGAGTCTGTTGAGGGAGGAGGCCTTGGCCATTCCTGCTCTGGAGGACCTGTCCACGGAGCCCCTCCAAGCAGTGTTGGAGGAGGCCTTCACCAACAGATACACAGAGATCCTGAGGGCCATTGTGTCTTCCTGGCCCTCCCCATGCCTCTCTGTAGGAGCCCTGATAGTGGCCAAGGAACTGGATGTATTGAAGGCTGTGCTTGAGGGAGTGCATGTCCTGACTGCACAGGGTCCCTCCAG GCGCCAACTCAGAGTGCTCGATTTGCGGAATGCGCCCCATGACGCTTGGAGTCGAATTGCTGGATCCTATGAAGATGAGTGTTTACCAAAGCTCATGACACAGAAGCCGCCAGTGGAGAGCTGTCCTGACTCTGGGCTGAAGAGTTCTTTGAAGGTGATAGCTGATCTCAAGCtccaggacaggaagctggatgAATGGGACGCATGCTTGCTGCAGTGGGCCCGTCAGCACCAAGGTTCCACTCATCTCTGCTGCAGAAAGCTGCTGATTTGTGACCAGCCCAGCCCCACTCTCACAGACATATTCAAGTCTGTAGATCCAGCCTGTATCCAGGAGCTTCATCTGACTTGTCTGTGTATGGAAGAGTTGGCTTTTCTTGAACCTTACCTGGAGCAGATGAAAAATCTTTCCACGCTCACACTAGGACTCTTTGTCTACCCGTTCCCTACGGACTATCCTCAAGAGCTCATAGGGAGAATATATGTGTTGAGCTTTCAGTTGTCCCAACTCCACTGCCTGCGGAATCTCTGTTTAAATAACTTAAAAGCTGTTTATGTCCCCGCAGTACACTTTATCAGGCAAGGAATGGTAGACAGTGTCCACAAGGAGATGGGAGACACATCTCTTTTCTTGCAG CAACCAATCACTTGTTTTCTCCCCAGGTGCCTGGAGAAGCCCTTGGAGACCCTGTCAATCATTTGCTGCCACCTCTCACAGGCAGACTTGGACTACCTGCCCCACTGCCTGACCGTTGGTGAGCTCAAACATCTGGACCTGAGTGCCACACGTTTGGGTGGTTTCTTTGTTAAGCCTCTTGGGCTTCTCCTTGAGCGAGTTAGAGGCACCCTGCAAACCTTGAATATGGGCTGGTGTTCTATGCGGGACTCTCAGGTCTGTGACCTCCTGTCTGGCCTGAGCCAATGCTCCCAGCTCACCAAGGTCAGTTTCGCTGGTAATAaactctctctgcctgccctgAAGCAACTCCTGCACCACACAGCCAGGCTGAGCCAGCTGAGCCAGGAGCTGTATCCCGCCCCTCTGGATTGCTATGATGACATGGGTGATATTCGCAGAGACAAATTTGTCCTAGTTTGTCCTGATCTCCTGGATATACTCAGGGCTAAAAGGCAACCTAAGAGAGTCTGTTTTAATAGAAGCCAATTCATAAACTCTCATGAGTGTTTAGTCTATAACCTGGAGACTTAA
- the LOC127211263 gene encoding oogenesin-3-like — translation MVPAWPFPCLPAGALIEEPHLETLKALLEGLDVMTAQKVPSEKSNFRVLDLRDVPHDFWSIWATESYEGDCSVPVTTQEQAVKTCPASGEETRFMVVTEFKIMKKGFNECDEYLLEWAQGRRNVIHLCCNKLRSWNSTLHLASSIWGQVNLGCIRELQLSEWCLEFIQDIEFHLGTMTNLHKLMLEEIRNSYNRATSVESTIKVLASTVFRAQHIRYLCLNDLCLLRNNLEKLFRNLDTRLETLSIASCWLSQADLDYLAHWPNICELKHLSLRDFIPESCPELLGVLLKRVASTLQTLDLEQCGLNDCHFNAILPALSHCSHLTKINFYYNNISLVVLKKLLHHTAKLSQLTEELYPAPRECYEEVIILRDRFEQLCPELLDILRAQRQPKAVSLAIPCFQCGHSCYYDLEARFCLCQQV, via the exons ATGGTGCCTGCCTGGCCTTTCCCGTGCCTCCCTGCAGGAGCGCTGATAGAGGAGCCCCACCTGGAGACTCTGAAGGCTCTGCTTGAGGGACTGGATGTGATGACTGCCCAGAAGGTTCCTTCAGA GAAGTCGAACTTCAGAGTACTCGATCTGAGGGATGTGCCCCATGACTTCTGGAGCATATGGGCTACTGAGTCCTACGAAGGTGACTGCTCAGTGCCAGTCACAACACAGGAGCAGGCAGTAAAGACTTGTCCTGCCTCTGGGGAGGAGACACGTTTTATGGTGGTGACTGAATTTAAGATCATGAAGAAAGGCTTCAACGAGTGTGATGAATACCTGTTGGAGTGGGCCCAGGGGAGAAGAAATGTCATTCATCTGTGCTGTAATAAGCTGAGGAGCTGGAACTCGACTTTACACCTTGCCTCGTCTATCTGGGGCCAGGTGAACCTAGGCTGTATTCGGGAGCTGCAGCTGAGTGAGTGGTGTTTGGAATTCATACAAGATATTGAGTTTCACCTGGGGACCATGACAAATCTTCACAAGCTCATGCTAGAAGAAATTAGGAACTCCTACAACCGTGCTACTTCTGTAGAGAGTACTATAAAGGTTTTGGCTTCTACTGTATTCAGAGCCCAACATATCCGGTATCTCTGTCTAAATGATCTCTGTTTACTAAGGAACAACCTTGAAAAGTTGTTCag GAATCTGGACACCCGCTTGGAGACGCTGTCAATTGCTTCCTGCTGGCTCTCACAGGCAGACTTGGATTACCTGGCCCATTGGCCCAACATTTGTGAGCTCAAACATCTGAGCCTGAGAGATTTTATACCTGAATCGTGCCCCGAGCTTCTTGGAGTTCTCCTCAAGCGAGTGGCAAGTACCCTGCAAACCCTGGACCTGGAACAGTGTGGCCTGAACGACTGTCATTTCAATGCTATTTTGCCCGCCCTGAGCCACTGCTCCCACCTCACAAAAATCAATTTCTATTATAATAATATCTCTCTGGTGGTCCTGAAGAAGCTTCTACATCACACAGCCAAGCTCAGCCAGCTGACTGAAGAGCTGTACCCTGCCCCTCGGGAATGCTATGAGGAAGTCATCATACTTAGAGACAGATTTGAGCAACTTTGTCCAGAGCTGCTAGACATACTCAGGGCCCAGAGGCAGCCCAAGGCAGTCTCTTTGGCAATTCCCTGTTTTCAGTGTGGCCATTCCTGTTACTATGACTTGGAGGCCAGATTTTGCCTTTGTCAGCAAGTGTAG
- the LOC127211895 gene encoding PRAME family member 8-like, with translation MSVQAPPTLVQLAMQRLMREEALAISSLQYLPRALFPPLFKEAFNHRQTNVLRAMVAVWPFPFLPLGTLMKTPHLETLQAVLDGVDMLWKQKLLPRKRKLQVLDLRNVYHDFWDVWAGTEDGDCSTETVRETQRGTGLHRYALRRRLKVLADLCLRFHLNEHQAYLLQWAQQRRNAIRLCCVKMQIWALPVYTIKKVLMVFQPNSIQELELNTGWSLSTLVHFASYLDQMRNLQKLLLTRIHKNTFKVLNTSLDIQKCITKFVSQFSKLNSLQCLSMNGVYFSSEHMKQLFRYLKTPLETLSITMCKLSHLDLNSLSQSQSLHQLKHLSLRLVKLIDLHPMPFHDLLQSVAGSLQTLELEGCWMVDSQLSALLPALSQCSRLTRVNFYDNDISTAVLKDLLHHTANLSQLTQELYPAPLECYDDRGDVLMGQFSQLCPELMDTLITVRQPKKVSFATCVCHECCQRCVYDLETRLCRCQQ, from the exons ATGAGTGTCCAGGCCCCACCCACACTCGTGCAGCTGGCCATGCAGAGGctgatgagggaggaggccttAGCTATCTCTTCTCTGCAGTACCTGCCCAGGGCGCTCTTTCCACCACTGTTCAAGGAAGCCTTCAACCACAGACAAACTAATGTCCTGAGGGCTATGGTGGCAGTGTggcccttccccttccttcctctggggACCCTAATGAAGACTCCCCACTTGGAGACCTTGCAGGCTGTGCTGGATGGAGTAGACATGCTGTGGAAACAGAAGCTTCTCCCCAG GAAGCGGAAGCTTCAAGTGCTGGACCTGAGGAATGTGTACCATGATTTCTGGGATGTATGGGCTGGCACAGAGGATGGAGACTGCTCAACAGAGACGGTGCGTGAGACACAAAGAGGAACAGGCCTTCATAGATACGCACTGAGGCGGCGTTTGAAGGTGCTCGCCGACCTGTGCCTCAGGTTCCATCTGAATGAACACCAAGCATACTTGCTACAATGGGCCCAGCAGAGAAGAAATGCCATTCGGCTGTGTTGTGTGAAGATGCAAATTTGGGCATTGCCCGTGTACACCATCAAGAAAGTCTTGATGGTTTTCCAGCCAAACAGCATCCAGGAGTTGGAGCTGAATACAGGTTGGAGTCTGTCCACACTGGTGCATTTTGCATCTTACCTGGACCAGATGAGAAATCTTCAGAAACTCCTTTTAACGCGGATCCACAAGAACACCTTCAAGGTTCTCAATACCTCGTTGGACATACAGAAGTGTATCACTAAGTTCGTGTCTCAGTTCTCCAAACTCAACTCTCTCCAGTGTCTGTCCATGAATGGTGTCTACTTTTCTAGTGAGCACATGAAACAGTTGTTCAG GTACCTGAAGACCCCTTTGGAGACCCTGTCCATCACAATGTGCAAGCTTTCACATCTGGACTTGAATTCCTTGTCCCAGAGTCAGAGCCTGCATCAGCTCAAACACCTGAGCCTGAGACTCGTGAAATTGATTGATTTACATCCCATGCCTTTCCATGATCTCCTACAGAGTGTTGCAGGCAGCCTGCAGACCCTGGAATTGGAGGGCTGTTGGATGGTGGACTCCCAGCTCAgtgccctcctgcctgccctgagCCAGTGCTCCCGGCTCACCAGGGTCAATTTCTATGACAATGACATCTCCACGGCTGTTCTGAAGGACCTTCTGCATCACACAGCCAACCTGAGCCAACTGACCCAGGAACTGTACCCTGCCCCTCTGGAGTGCTATGATGACAGGGGTGATGTCCTCATGGGACAGTTTTCTCAACTTTGTCCTGAGCTCATGGATACACTCATTACTGTAAGGCAGCCCAAGAAAGTCTCCTTTGCCACCTGTGTCTGCCATGAATGCTGTCAGCGCTGTGTCTATGACCTGGAGACCAGGCTTTGTCGTTGTCAGCAGTAA